From a region of the Acidimicrobiales bacterium genome:
- a CDS encoding DUF2786 domain-containing protein has translation MSATDPPGDHRAHDHLADDRPAAEAPIDPAAGRPSTDPSSERTSRHGASTTDARASKIVKLLAQAEATNHPAEAETFLARAADLMARWQIDDVLLARARKGTTAADPVIEKSIEVGTGHYVRLRVALLACVSEHHCCRTLTAAAWNGTVATVVGHRADVDRAVSLYGALAIHSARAMMADSPRTGSGGATIRWRRSFLASYLNRIDARLRELSDRAQRDAAEAQSTPVATVALAIRDRTDAADDWISSRYGRLRKARQPSPVQHSAHAAGAGRSAADRAPLNDSIGGRPRGQIGAAGA, from the coding sequence GTGAGCGCCACCGACCCGCCCGGCGACCACCGAGCACACGACCACCTGGCCGACGACCGACCAGCCGCTGAAGCGCCCATCGACCCAGCCGCGGGCCGACCTTCGACCGATCCGTCCAGCGAGCGAACGTCGCGCCACGGCGCGTCGACCACCGACGCACGCGCTTCGAAGATCGTCAAGCTGCTCGCCCAGGCCGAGGCCACCAACCACCCGGCCGAAGCCGAGACGTTCCTCGCCCGGGCCGCCGACCTGATGGCCCGGTGGCAGATCGACGACGTGCTGCTCGCCCGTGCCCGCAAGGGCACCACCGCGGCCGACCCGGTCATCGAGAAGTCCATCGAGGTCGGCACCGGGCACTACGTCCGCCTCCGCGTCGCACTGCTGGCCTGCGTGAGCGAGCATCACTGCTGCCGCACGCTCACCGCTGCGGCGTGGAACGGCACCGTCGCCACGGTCGTCGGCCACCGCGCCGATGTGGATCGCGCGGTCTCGTTGTACGGCGCCCTCGCCATCCACTCGGCCCGGGCGATGATGGCCGACTCCCCGAGGACCGGCTCCGGCGGCGCCACCATCCGTTGGCGTCGCTCGTTCCTGGCCTCGTACCTCAACCGGATCGACGCCCGTCTCCGCGAGCTCTCGGACCGGGCGCAGCGCGACGCGGCAGAGGCCCAGTCCACACCGGTCGCCACGGTCGCGCTGGCGATCCGCGACCGCACCGACGCAGCCGACGACTGGATCTCGAGCCGCTACGGCAGGCTGCGCAAGGCCCGTCAACCGTCGCCCGTCCAGCACTCGGCCCACGCGGCCGGTGCCGGGCGCTCCGCGGCCGACCGGGCGCCACTGAACGACTCGATCGGCGGACGGCCACGCGGGCAGATCGGCGCGGCAGGTGCCTGA
- a CDS encoding DUF488 family protein, with protein MGTNKVQVRRVYDEPLPTDGSRVLVDRVWPRGLRKDAAALDEWCKDAAPSTELRKWYRHDPDRFDEFRARYTHELRDAVRAAAFDHLRSLAADRPLTLLTASKAADISQAQVLADLLTRPDGSE; from the coding sequence GTGGGTACCAACAAGGTGCAGGTGCGTCGGGTGTACGACGAGCCGTTGCCCACCGACGGCAGCCGGGTGCTGGTCGACCGGGTGTGGCCCCGCGGGCTTCGCAAGGACGCCGCGGCGCTCGACGAATGGTGCAAGGACGCGGCGCCATCCACCGAGCTGCGCAAGTGGTACCGCCACGACCCCGACCGCTTCGACGAGTTCCGGGCCCGGTACACCCACGAGCTGCGCGACGCGGTGCGGGCGGCCGCGTTCGACCACCTTCGATCGCTCGCAGCAGACCGACCCCTCACCCTCCTGACCGCGTCGAAGGCGGCCGACATCAGCCAAGCGCAGGTCCTGGCCGACCTTCTGACACGGCCCGATGGAAGTGAGTGA
- a CDS encoding beta-phosphoglucomutase family hydrolase has protein sequence MALGLPDHVRACLFDLDGVLTQTAKVHAAAWKQMFDEYLRRRAEQRHEPFVPFDVHDDYDAYVDGKPRADGTRSFLASRGIHLAEGHADDAPSADTVNGLGNRKNELVLAMIRKDGVEPYAGSVRYLKAVREAGLPTAVVSSSANCKDVLVAAGIEQYLDVRIDGITAREQRLAGKPAPDTFLAGAKALGVEAAAAVVYEDALAGVAAGRAGKFGFVVGVDRANQAAELREHGADRVVEDLAELLAR, from the coding sequence ATGGCTCTCGGTCTGCCCGACCACGTCCGCGCCTGCCTGTTCGACCTCGACGGCGTGCTCACTCAGACCGCCAAGGTCCACGCAGCCGCGTGGAAGCAGATGTTCGACGAGTACCTGCGGCGACGGGCGGAGCAGCGCCACGAACCGTTCGTGCCGTTCGACGTCCACGACGACTACGACGCGTACGTCGACGGCAAGCCCCGTGCCGACGGCACCCGCTCGTTTCTCGCGTCGCGTGGCATCCACCTCGCCGAGGGCCACGCCGACGACGCGCCCTCGGCCGACACGGTCAACGGTCTCGGCAATCGCAAGAACGAGTTGGTCCTGGCCATGATCCGCAAGGACGGAGTCGAGCCGTACGCCGGGTCCGTGCGCTACCTGAAAGCGGTCCGCGAGGCCGGCTTGCCAACGGCGGTGGTGTCGTCGAGCGCGAACTGCAAGGACGTGCTGGTCGCCGCCGGCATCGAGCAGTACCTCGACGTGCGGATCGACGGGATCACGGCCCGTGAGCAGCGCTTGGCGGGCAAACCGGCGCCCGACACGTTCCTGGCGGGCGCCAAGGCCCTCGGCGTCGAAGCCGCCGCGGCCGTGGTCTATGAGGACGCGCTGGCCGGTGTGGCCGCCGGGCGCGCCGGCAAGTTCGGGTTCGTGGTGGGCGTCGACCGGGCGAACCAGGCCGCCGAGCTGCGCGAGCACGGCGCCGACCGGGTGGTCGAAGACCTGGCGGAGCTGCTCGCACGATGA